The Naumovozyma dairenensis CBS 421 chromosome 1, complete genome genome includes a region encoding these proteins:
- the VTC5 gene encoding Vtc5p (similar to Saccharomyces cerevisiae YDR089W; ancestral locus Anc_8.223), which yields MKFNSTTRNSSPLEWKHQNIDYESLRTAIRHAANNRQKAINNSAIENHTSDNVPFPLLNLQNSFIQQFQNINLFVSLKVKECSTRILSVESSILNYFERLEVDVVDNRKDTSLIPSIKSLKKNLYLIYSHVNDISTELQTLSRFLIVQKITLKKLLKYLLKSYPTEFKNEADQLVKNLQDSKTYSYGYDGISFINVDLDSYLLEISLIIDVLGDLELKINTILGTTSGSGRNNIYQKSSLLNSVNSYHHLHDKRYHNDVPSRSSTPLSIGTSLTANYDSKVPRIQSEVEFDEIFXDKCSLIQRLLISSDNMEQFKFMLLSNEFRIIDDKVISTSKEIIQSASTDAKMTSPFPSPNSQADTIERPRLNVKSKSKSIRSVRSFQNINPNLPLINRTKSASTSSLKADNNDASIAVTPGSKSKLQLCQSNLIISILDTDENSFQQPSFMTNETINQYPNLILHHEENHTNIDAKSSCIVMCNVGGLRDHVVSSNLSLNFISDLIQDPAGCNTNDIKNSYPLDKLIIEWFKTRRLNYSSVLGEIHLKRTRFICPKEHCIFMITINEEISNNDSIFPHSIVEIKKLNIISENNNSQNNMTNNIKDRKIIKLFESLISNNFQCFPVDSNFTLWRICYQVLKLKTLRPDNNTNVHIAKDELFEILLSNDYTLSPNDSLSSDEFFQLGYDRLLSLCSSSFRATIQGKDHHDHHTASSIASSSRHDEHEKTSQLAKPRIRYWNEFDAAEEEGEDATGSQNNNTLFQDEESLESNSDYGFIKFNKNFINSMFRTFSKIRNSIISNTLTKPNHLPAYQQLAPNQIRNYGSVSSLDSQVTTNSINYDTSLGTFLNINNNKNGNNNYNINTNASNDSESDSDDDVFDSESVYEYKHDQVITVFYLASLLISCLTSGLCLGIILALFRENENDDIIVFDGINAVIVVIIVSLLISLILICMSLLLLFSRFTFAPAWHYISCFILFVVVICTVCYGIIEIFY from the coding sequence ATGAAATTCAATTCTACTACACGGAACTCATCTCCTCTCGAATGGAAACATCAAAATATAGATTATGAATCCTTGAGAACCGCAATCAGGCATGCCGCAAATAACAGGCAAAAAGCTATCAATAACTCTGCTATTGAAAATCACACATCAGATAATGTACCCTTCcctttattgaatttacaAAACTCCTttattcaacaatttcaaaatattaactTATTTGTGTCCTTAAAGGTAAAGGAATGCTCCACAAGGATACTATCTGTTGAATCATCAATTTTAAACTATTTTGAGAGATTAGAAGTTGATGTTGTCGATAACCGCAAAGATACATCGTTGATACCGTCTATTAAATccttgaaaaaaaatctataCCTGATATACAGTCATGTTAATGATATCAGTACCGAGTTACAGACATTATCAAGATTCTTAATAGTACAGAAAATTACCTTAAAGAAATTACTTAAATATTTACTGAAATCATATCCGACGGAGTTTAAAAACGAGGCCGATCAATTAGTCAAAAACCTTCAGGATTCTAAAACCTATTCCTACGGTTATGATGGcatatcttttattaatGTAGATTTAGATTCTTATCTTCTAgaaatttctttgataattGACGTTTTGGGTGatttagaattgaaaatcaATACTATACTAGGTACTACATCTGGAAGTGGTAGGAAcaatatttatcaaaaatCATCTTTACTAAATTCTGTTAATagttatcatcatcttcatgATAAAAGATATCATAATGACGTACCGTCTCGCTCCTCTACCCCTCTGTCCATAGGGACAAGTTTAACTGCTAATTATGATAGTAAAGTTCCAAGAATTCAATCTGAAGTggaatttgatgaaatatttaNGGATAAGTGTAGTTTAATCCAAAgattattgatttcttcaGATAATATGGAACAATTTAAGTTCATGTTATTATCTAATGAATTCAGAATTATAGATGATAAAGTTATATCAAcatcaaaagaaattattcaatCAGCAAGCACAGATGCAAAAATGACTTCTCCTTTTCCTTCTCCGAATTCTCAGGCTGATACTATTGAAAGACCAAGATTAAATGTTAAATCCAAATCTAAATCAATTAGATCTGTTAgatctttccaaaatattaatCCAAATTTACCCTTAATAAATAGAACTAAATCTGCATCTACATCATCCTTGAAGgctgataataatgatgctTCCATTGCAGTGACTCCCGGTAGTAAATCAAAATTGCAACTTTGTCAATCTAATTTGATTATCTCAATCCTAGATACTGATGAAAATTCATTTCAACAACCTTCATTTATGACCAACGAAACAATTAATCAATATCCTAATCTTATACTGCATCACGAAGAAAATCATACGAACATTGATGCTAAGAGTAGTTGTATTGTAATGTGTAATGTTGGTGGATTAAGAGATCATGTTGTATCTAGCAATTTgtcattgaattttatCAGTGATCTTATACAAGATCCTGCAGGTTGTAATACTAATGACATAAAGAATTCATATCCATTAGacaaattaataatagaatGGTTCAAAACACGTCGACTCAATTATTCAAGCGTTTTAGGTGAAATCCATTTGAAAAGAACCCGTTTCATTTGTCCCAAGGAACATTGCATATTcatgataacaataaatgaagagatttcaaataatgatagtaTTTTTCCTCATTCCATTGTTGAAATCAAAAAGTTAAACATCATAtcagaaaataataactcaCAGAATAACATGactaataatatcaaagatagaaaaattataaagcTTTTCGAAAGTttaatatcaaataatttccaATGTTTCCCAGTCGATTCGAATTTCACACTTTGGAGGATTTGCTACCAAgttttaaaattgaaaacacTAAGACCGGATAACAATACTAATGTCCATATTGCAAAAGATGAActctttgaaatattattatcgaaCGACTATACTCTTTCTCCGAATGATTCCTTATCAAGTgatgaatttttccaattagGTTATGACCGATTACTCAGCTTATGTTCCTCATCCTTTAGGGCAACCATCCAAGGAAAAGACCATCATGATCATCATACTGCTTCAAGTATTGCGTCATCATCTCGACATGACGAACATGAAAAAACTTCGCAATTGGCAAAACCTAGAATTAGATATTGGAATGAATTTGATGCTGCTGAAGAGGAAGGAGAAGATGCTACAGGTAGccagaataataatactctcttccaagatgaagaatccCTGGAATCGAATTCAGATTATGgtttcattaaattcaacaaaaacTTTATAAATTCAATGTTTAGAACATTTTCCAAGATAAGAAATTCTATTATATCAAATACTTTGACGAAGCCAAACCATTTACCAGCATATCAGCAATTAGCTCCCAATCAAATTAGAAATTATGGCTCCGTAAGTTCATTAGATTCTCAGGTTACAAcgaattcaataaattatgATACAAGCCTTGGAACTTTTctcaatatcaataacaataaaaatggTAACAATAACTACAATATTAATACTAATGCTAGTAATGACAGCGAAAGCGatagtgatgatgatgtatTTGACTCTGAGTCAGTTTATGAATACAAGCATGACCAAGTTATAACTGTATTTTATCTtgcatcattattaatatcatgCCTAACTTCAGGATTATG
- the SLU7 gene encoding mRNA splicing protein SLU7 (similar to Saccharomyces cerevisiae SLU7 (YDR088C); ancestral locus Anc_8.222), producing the protein MSGNNNKNKNFKKGPTKQNQHLPQYIKSQPWYYKDSKNTTEKKNDNETSTKEEDYLIHHRSQKHEFDHNDEPTIGSGISDEFITVQSRFRDMHNRNTKHQEKLLYCENCGAKDHLRKDCLERPKKLKKTEVKGNYNHQQITSTNGVLPTEAKIRNEEQMDWDAKKDRWFGYTGKEYNELLENWETKKKNNTQEPTDKENEDDMWDTDEEIELMQLGLYKDSMGHLKKDDENNSNLKHRTAVRLREDRAAYLNDINSGEIKYDPKSRIYKNEEIGLVDEKSKMFRRYLTGEGLELNQLNRFSKQHAREAGIRDEVEDANKINHVLVANPTKYEQLMKEKTKQNLEQEELQRRKEEAFKNNLLEARKAEGTVQSDESKKELKDLYG; encoded by the coding sequence ATGAGcggtaataataacaagaacaagaactTCAAAAAAGGTCCAACAAAGCAAAATCAACATCTACCGCAGTATATCAAATCACAGCCATGGTATTACAAAGATTCCAAGAATACGACCGAGAAGAAGAACGACAATGAAACGTCGACGAAAGAGGAAGATTATTTGATTCATCATAGAAGTCAGAAGCATGAGTTTGATCATAATGATGAACCAACGATAGGTTCAGGTATATCagatgaatttattactGTGCAAAGTCGGTTCAGAGATATGCATAATCGGAATACGAAGcatcaagaaaaattactCTATTGTGAGAATTGTGGTGCTAAAGATCACTTAAGGAAAGATTGTCTGGAAAGACCTAAGAAACTCAAAAAGACTGAAGTTAAAGGCAATTATAATCATCAGCAAATTACTAGCACAAATGGAGTGCTACCCACTGAGGCCAAGATTAGGAATGAAGAGCAAATGGATTGGGATGCCAAAAAAGATAGATGGTTTGGTTACACaggaaaagaatataatgaacTATTAGAAAATTGGGAaacgaaaaagaaaaacaatacGCAAGAACCTAcagataaagaaaatgaggATGATATGTGGGATACAGATGAAGAGATAGAACTAATGCAATTAGGGTTATACAAAGATTCTATGGgtcatttgaagaaagatgACGAGAATAACTCGAACCTCAAGCATAGAACTGCAGTTCGTCTGAGAGAAGATAGAGCAGCTTATTTAAATGACATTAATTCTGgtgaaataaaatatgaCCCTAAATCAAGGATATATAAGAACGAAGAGATTGGTCTTGTAGATGAAAAATCTAAAATGTTCCGTCGTTATCTTACTGGTGAAGGTTTGgaattaaatcaattaaacaGATTTAGTAAACAGCACGCCAGGGAGGCCGGGATTAGAGATGAAGTAGAAGATGCTAATAAGATTAATCATGTGTTAGTGGCTAATCCAACTAAGTACGAACAACtaatgaaagagaaaacaaaacaaaatctTGAGCAGGAGGAACTTCAAAGGaggaaagaagaagctTTCAAAAATAACTTACTGGAAGCCAGGAAGGCTGAAGGGACTGTTCAATCTGATGAATCTAAAAAGGAATTGAAGGATTTATATGGTTGA
- the RRP1 gene encoding Rrp1p (similar to Saccharomyces cerevisiae RRP1 (YDR087C); ancestral locus Anc_8.221): protein MNTSTFVKQLSSNNRVVREKSLEALEKVLVTEKCLKTFKQSQFNKLWKGLYFAMWFSDRPRPQQRLANKLGELYQLYFNKKDNENYKDDLSINDEAFVKFSKAFWKVLCLEWYNIDRFRMDKYLLLVRRVFFSQIKYLKLREWNEKLVNEFIETVLKDLPLSGSPKVYSGIPFHIIDIVLDEWERLFTEKNDEIEDNEDEEEEKQETELIELVKNSPLKDFISIFQDLASNMTNSKILRDKIKEDLLADERLVKWAVIEREEVEKISASKGATSSKLEDEEWHGF from the coding sequence ATGAATACTTCAACTTTTGTGAAACAGCTATCATCAAATAACAGAGTTGTTAGagaaaaatcattagaaGCATTAGAAAAAGTTTTGGTAACTGAAAAATGTTTAAAAACTTTCAAACAATCtcaatttaataaattatggAAGGGTCTTTATTTTGCCATGTGGTTTAGTGATCGTCCAAGACCTCAACAAAGATTAGCTAATAAGCTTGGTGAATTATAtcaattatatttcaataaaaaggataatgaaaattacaaagatGATTTAAGTATAAACGATGAAGCATTTGTCAAATTTTCTAAGGCATTTTGGAAAGTCTTATGTTTAGAATGGTACAATATTGATCGTTTCAGAATGGATAAGTATCTTTTATTGGTCAGAAGAGTCTTTTTTAGCCAAATTAAATATCTAAAGTTGAGAGAATGGAATGAAAAACTAGTAAATGAGTTTATTGAAACtgttttgaaagatttaccATTAAGTGGATCACCAAAAGTTTACAGTGGTATCCCGTTCCATATAATCGATATCGTTTTAGATGAATGGGAAAGGTTATTTACTgagaaaaatgatgaaattgaggataatgaagatgaagaagaagagaaacaGGAGACAGAGTTAATAGAATTGGTAAAAAACTCACCtttaaaagattttatAAGTATATTCCAGGACCTAGCGTCTAACATGACGAATAGCAAGATTCTAAGAGACAAGATTAAAGAAGATTTGTTAGCAGATGAACGCTTAGTGAAATGGGCTGTTATTGAACGAGAGGAAGTTGAAAAGATTTCTGCTTCAAAGGGAGCTACTAGTAGTAAActtgaagatgaagaatggCACGGGTTTTAA
- the AFR1 gene encoding Afr1p (similar to Saccharomyces cerevisiae AFR1 (YDR085C) and YER158C; ancestral locus Anc_8.217), producing the protein MSTRMEKPQLVPTLMEKHVKGAVSSKQLSEIVLWAQPKLEANDMKNEPTSPNTTTPESRVSSIFSVNNDEKLDSHTEIETNLTFASHAPITLEKNKSIHNPVNHNHKRKKSNGIHSVRQTTRQIHYNNEKKPTFLKRSTSKLKLTIQNIWPNDDSNKGSKNRTNDGRHRKTLLSDEMDSIDSLFSINEQKLPELDDEIIGENLMDANMVFDDILSNIESKYISTATDTIPIILSEYIVPETNKQIDTSSIRSPISQGTLKVKEKKTKCDESLDSGLLEELKVIGQLLSKIDMNEKHLKVKRTPSSCSIATVPPPRSTKRPMVGNKTLAKEFYRSLTNRSNMRLSDPLKVKDIVDRLQNDWEIIHLNIAPSEKATYGQQDRNDNNRIQKKVSFAKEVFLNDTWSASEYERPEENSIKSRRGILLRIEEDPTFFNNIKRELNYFKTHDMEIHKESKGNTQLFY; encoded by the coding sequence ATGTCAACAAGAATGGAAAAACCTCAATTGGTTCCTACCCTAATGGAAAAGCATGTCAAAGGAGCAGTTAGTTCCAAACAACTTTCAGAAATCGTACTTTGGGCACAACCGAAATTAGAAGCAAACGACATGAAAAATGAACCAACCTCACCGAATACAACAACTCCTGAATCAAGAGtttcttccattttttCAGTGAACAATGATGAGAAACTTGATAGTCATACCGAAATTGAGACCAATTTAACTTTTGCTTCTCATGCACCAATAAcattggaaaaaaataaatcaatacATAACCCTGTAAATCATAACCATAAACGGAAAAAGTCTAATGGAATACATAGTGTAAGACAAACAACTCGACAAATACACTacaataatgaaaagaaaccaacttttttgaaaagatctACATCGAAGCTAAAATTaacaattcaaaatatctggcctaatgatgattcaaataaagGTTCCAAAAATAGAACAAATGATGGAAGGCATAGGAAAACTTTACTTTCCGATGAAATGGACtcaattgattcattattttctataaaTGAACAAAAACTTCCagaattagatgatgaaataataGGGGAGAATTTAATGGATGCCAATATGGtttttgatgatattttatcCAATATAGAATCCAAATACATCTCAACGGCTACAGACACCATCCCTATCATTTTATCTGAATATATAGTCCCAGAAACGAATAAACAAATTGATACCTCAAGTATAAGGAGTCCTATTTCACAAGGAACTTTAAAAGTAAAGGAGAAAAAAACTAAATGTGATGAATCATTAGATTCAGGATTATTAGAAGAACTTAAAGTAATTGGGCAAttactttcaaaaatagATATGAATGAAAAACATTTGAAAGTGAAAAGAACACCGTCTAGTTGCTCAATTGCAACTGTGCCTCCTCCAAGATCGACCAAACGCCCCATGGTAGGTAATAAGACGTTAGCTAAAGAATTTTATCGAAGTTTAACTAATAGAAGTAATATGCGTCTTAGTGACCCTTTGAAAGTTAAAGATATTGTGGATCGATTACAGAATGATTGGGAAATTATCCATTTAAATATTGCACCGTCTGAAAAGGCAACCTATGGACAACAGGATagaaatgataataacaGAATTCAGAAAAAAGTAAGTTTCGCAAAGGAGGTTTTCCTTAATGATACGTGGTCTGCAAGTGAATATGAAAGACCAGAAGAAAATTCTATCAAATCTAGAAGGGGCATCCTTTtaagaattgaagaagatcctacttttttcaataatattaaaagagAGTTGAATTATTTTAAGACTCATGATATGGAAATTCATAAGGAAAGTAAAGGGAATACTCAactattttattaa